One Edaphobacter lichenicola DNA window includes the following coding sequences:
- a CDS encoding bestrophin-like domain, with protein sequence MLSYVQSSLLVVLAMLVSVAMVLVLNRAWPIPNRKLINDVTGWQLGILGTTYGVILGFMLYTVWIDFRAAEVNAAQEASSLLTVTRVASALPAAEREAFRALGLKYADAVVHQEWPAMQRQQESRAGEVIEVDMWKLLAALKDDAGAANSVDHLTRVLSELSERRSLREEQLRVRLPVVLWILLLAGGGATVGSSCLLGNDNKWLHYCQVLALTFVVAVTLTAIADLARPFEGSVSVSPIAFERAQTIMQLDAAR encoded by the coding sequence ATGCTGAGTTACGTGCAGAGTAGCTTGCTGGTGGTTTTGGCGATGCTGGTTTCGGTGGCGATGGTGCTGGTGCTCAATCGGGCGTGGCCGATTCCCAATCGCAAGCTGATCAATGATGTGACGGGATGGCAGCTGGGGATACTGGGCACGACGTATGGAGTGATTCTGGGCTTCATGCTTTATACCGTCTGGATAGACTTTCGAGCGGCGGAGGTGAATGCGGCGCAGGAGGCTAGCTCTCTGTTGACCGTTACGCGGGTGGCCTCGGCGCTGCCGGCTGCGGAGAGAGAGGCGTTTCGCGCGCTGGGGCTGAAGTACGCGGATGCGGTGGTGCACCAGGAGTGGCCGGCGATGCAGCGTCAGCAGGAGAGCCGGGCGGGAGAGGTGATTGAGGTGGATATGTGGAAGCTGCTCGCGGCTCTGAAGGACGATGCCGGCGCGGCGAACAGCGTGGACCACCTGACGCGGGTGTTGAGTGAGCTGTCGGAGAGGCGCAGTCTGCGGGAGGAGCAGCTTCGTGTGCGGCTGCCGGTTGTGTTGTGGATTTTGCTACTGGCGGGCGGGGGCGCGACGGTGGGGTCTTCGTGTCTGCTGGGGAATGACAATAAGTGGCTGCACTATTGCCAGGTGCTGGCGCTGACGTTTGTGGTGGCGGTGACGCTGACTGCGATTGCGGACCTGGCGCGGCCGTTTGAGGGTTCGGTGTCGGTGAGCCCGATTGCGTTTGAGCGTGCTCAGACGATCATGCAGCTGGATGCGGCTCGTTAG
- a CDS encoding DUF4232 domain-containing protein has translation MNKPASNAVYVVVAVVLILASSASATPLPSASTLLACTAAQLSLSFDGENGNFDGMSQSGTLLVLRNIGGETCIVPGRPTLAFEDASNTKLPISLETPPGMHPGPVILPVAIPANAEATGELHWVSGEVFDNSKCFTPAFVAITFAAETLRAPFTGHLCAPSGQDAKYRFAYLKRDPVYVRSKS, from the coding sequence GTGAACAAACCAGCCTCCAACGCGGTCTATGTAGTCGTCGCCGTGGTTCTCATCCTCGCCTCTTCAGCGAGCGCGACTCCGCTGCCCTCCGCGTCCACCCTGCTGGCCTGCACCGCCGCGCAGCTCTCGCTCTCCTTCGACGGCGAAAACGGCAACTTCGACGGCATGTCGCAGTCCGGCACCCTGCTGGTCCTTCGCAACATCGGCGGCGAAACCTGCATCGTCCCCGGCCGCCCCACGCTCGCCTTCGAAGACGCCTCAAACACCAAACTCCCCATCTCCCTCGAAACTCCGCCTGGCATGCACCCCGGCCCGGTCATCCTGCCCGTAGCGATCCCTGCCAACGCAGAAGCAACAGGCGAACTCCACTGGGTCTCCGGCGAAGTCTTCGACAACAGCAAGTGCTTCACCCCGGCCTTCGTTGCCATAACCTTCGCCGCCGAAACCCTCCGCGCTCCCTTCACCGGCCACCTCTGCGCACCCTCAGGACAAGACGCCAAGTACCGCTTCGCCTACCTCAAGCGCGACCCGGTCTACGTCCGTTCGAAATCCTAG
- the secA gene encoding preprotein translocase subunit SecA: protein MLNSVIAKVFGTSNERAVKRIQPTVAQINALEPTIQALSDEALRNKTAEFRQRIADAISHIADTPENADERNAAEKEALTAILPEAFAVVREAGKRAVGMRHFDVQLIGGIVLHSGKIAEMKTGEGKTLVATLPCYLNALAGRGVHVVTVNDYLAKRDAEWMGKIYGFLGLTVGVIVHDLDDQQRRDAYASDITYGTNNEFGFDYLRDNMKFELKDQVQRGHYYCIVDEVDSILIDEARTPLIISGPTDQTTDKYARVNVIIPKLELGELIETVETKTWSGDYVVDEKTRSITVTDEGWEKIEGLLGIGNIADPENWDLKHHVEVAIKAHSLYKRDVEYVVKDGEVIIVDEFTGRLMPGRRWSDGLHQAVEAKEGVAIRKEDQTLATITFQNYFRMYKKLSGMTGTAETEAAEFDKIYKLDIVVTPTNRTMRRIENADVVYRTAQEKYFAVADEIARLHGEKQPVLVGTTSIEKSELLSEILKRKGVRHVVLNAKFHEKEAEIVAQAGRLGMVTIATNMAGRGTDILLGGNAEFMARQDLVRKQQARAVSAAEGIISPVAGPGMVRFYYTGQEFETTQANWDAATAAHEGAAKAEHESVIGAGGLHILGTERHESRRVDNQLRGRAGRQGDPGSSRFFLSLEDDLMRIFAREWVSTLLQRLGMEEGVPIESGMISRRIEAAQKAVETQNFESRKHVLEYDDVMNKQREAVYGLRRQLMEGVDQKQLITEDYTSTILSNILDENAPEKVHADEWKLEPLFAQIYDIFGAHLEKEIDATALNRHELGEAIFQNLRARYDIKENILGAEAMRYHERIVMLSVLDGLWKDHLLAMDHLKEGIGLRGYAQQDPLVAYKKESFEMFEGMMMRFQEDTARHLFRMQIIGPDGTPIESAEQLAQAQAHAQALAQAQQAQQLSAANAQNALPPTGPPQHTNAPAARQNVPTAPPNRAPSTTIDALEREFQKKKQRELEQARSVSSSSADTNGSGPRHAGEKVGRNDECPCGSGKKYKKCHGANA from the coding sequence TTGCTCAACTCAGTCATTGCAAAAGTCTTTGGCACCAGTAACGAACGCGCCGTCAAGCGCATCCAGCCCACCGTCGCGCAGATCAACGCGCTCGAGCCGACCATTCAGGCGCTCTCCGACGAGGCTCTGCGCAACAAGACCGCCGAGTTCCGCCAGCGTATCGCCGACGCCATCTCCCACATCGCCGACACCCCAGAGAACGCCGACGAGCGCAACGCCGCCGAAAAAGAAGCCCTCACCGCCATCCTGCCTGAAGCCTTCGCCGTCGTCCGCGAAGCCGGCAAACGCGCCGTCGGCATGCGCCACTTCGACGTCCAGCTCATCGGCGGCATCGTCCTCCACTCCGGCAAGATCGCCGAGATGAAGACCGGCGAAGGAAAGACCCTCGTCGCCACGCTCCCCTGCTACCTCAACGCACTCGCCGGCCGCGGCGTCCACGTCGTCACCGTCAACGACTACCTCGCCAAACGCGATGCCGAATGGATGGGCAAGATCTACGGCTTCCTCGGCCTCACCGTCGGCGTCATCGTCCACGACCTCGACGACCAGCAACGACGCGACGCCTACGCCTCCGACATCACCTACGGCACCAACAACGAGTTCGGCTTCGACTACCTCCGCGACAACATGAAGTTCGAGCTCAAGGATCAGGTCCAGCGCGGCCACTACTACTGCATCGTCGACGAAGTGGACTCCATCCTCATCGACGAGGCCCGCACCCCGCTCATCATCTCCGGCCCCACCGACCAGACCACCGACAAGTACGCCCGCGTCAACGTCATCATCCCCAAGCTCGAGCTAGGCGAACTCATCGAGACCGTCGAAACCAAAACCTGGTCCGGCGACTACGTCGTAGACGAAAAGACCCGCTCCATCACCGTCACCGACGAAGGCTGGGAGAAGATCGAAGGCCTTCTCGGCATCGGCAACATCGCCGACCCCGAAAACTGGGACCTCAAGCACCACGTCGAAGTCGCCATCAAGGCCCACTCCCTCTACAAGCGCGACGTCGAGTACGTCGTCAAAGACGGCGAAGTCATCATCGTCGACGAGTTCACGGGCCGCCTCATGCCCGGCCGCCGCTGGTCCGACGGGCTACATCAGGCCGTCGAAGCCAAGGAAGGCGTCGCCATCCGCAAGGAAGACCAGACCCTCGCCACTATCACCTTCCAGAACTACTTCCGCATGTACAAAAAATTAAGCGGAATGACGGGTACTGCGGAGACCGAAGCCGCCGAGTTCGACAAGATCTACAAGCTCGACATCGTCGTCACCCCCACCAACCGCACGATGCGCCGCATCGAAAACGCCGACGTCGTCTACCGCACCGCGCAGGAAAAATACTTCGCAGTCGCCGACGAGATCGCCCGCCTCCACGGCGAAAAGCAGCCCGTCCTCGTAGGCACCACGTCGATCGAAAAATCCGAACTCCTCTCCGAGATCCTCAAGCGTAAAGGCGTTCGCCACGTAGTCCTCAACGCAAAGTTCCACGAGAAGGAGGCAGAGATCGTAGCGCAGGCCGGTCGTCTCGGCATGGTCACCATCGCCACCAACATGGCAGGCCGCGGCACCGACATCCTCCTCGGCGGCAACGCCGAGTTCATGGCCCGCCAGGACCTCGTCCGCAAACAACAAGCCCGCGCAGTCTCCGCAGCCGAAGGCATCATCAGCCCCGTCGCCGGCCCCGGCATGGTCCGCTTCTACTACACCGGCCAGGAGTTCGAAACCACGCAAGCCAACTGGGACGCCGCCACCGCAGCCCACGAGGGCGCAGCCAAAGCCGAGCACGAGAGCGTCATCGGCGCAGGCGGCCTCCACATCCTCGGCACCGAGCGCCACGAGTCCCGCCGCGTCGACAACCAGCTCCGCGGCCGCGCCGGCCGTCAAGGCGACCCCGGCTCCTCGCGCTTCTTCCTCTCGCTCGAAGACGACCTCATGCGCATCTTCGCCCGCGAGTGGGTCTCCACGCTCCTCCAACGCCTCGGCATGGAAGAGGGTGTCCCCATCGAATCCGGCATGATCTCCCGCCGCATCGAGGCCGCGCAGAAGGCCGTCGAAACCCAGAACTTCGAGTCCCGCAAGCACGTCCTCGAGTACGACGACGTCATGAACAAGCAGCGCGAAGCCGTCTACGGTTTGCGAAGGCAGCTCATGGAAGGAGTAGACCAGAAGCAGCTCATCACCGAGGATTACACCTCCACCATCCTCTCCAACATCCTCGACGAAAACGCCCCCGAAAAGGTCCACGCCGACGAGTGGAAGCTCGAGCCTCTCTTCGCGCAGATCTACGACATCTTCGGCGCACACCTCGAAAAAGAGATCGACGCCACGGCACTCAACCGCCACGAACTAGGCGAAGCCATCTTCCAAAACCTCCGCGCCCGCTACGACATCAAAGAAAACATCCTCGGCGCCGAAGCCATGCGCTACCACGAGCGCATCGTCATGCTCTCGGTCCTCGACGGCCTCTGGAAGGATCACCTCCTCGCGATGGATCACCTCAAAGAGGGCATCGGCCTCCGCGGCTACGCGCAGCAAGACCCACTCGTCGCCTACAAGAAGGAGTCCTTCGAGATGTTCGAAGGCATGATGATGCGCTTCCAGGAAGACACCGCCCGCCACCTCTTCCGCATGCAGATCATCGGCCCCGACGGCACCCCCATCGAATCCGCAGAGCAGCTCGCTCAAGCCCAGGCCCACGCGCAGGCTCTGGCTCAGGCCCAACAAGCCCAGCAGCTATCCGCAGCCAACGCCCAAAACGCACTCCCACCAACCGGCCCACCGCAGCACACCAACGCCCCAGCCGCGCGTCAAAACGTGCCAACCGCACCACCCAACCGCGCACCCTCCACCACCATCGACGCCCTCGAGCGCGAGTTCCAAAAGAAGAAGCAGCGCGAACTAGAGCAGGCCCGCTCCGTCAGCTCCTCCTCTGCCGACACCAACGGCTCCGGCCCACGTCACGCCGGCGAAAAAGTAGGCCGCAACGACGAGTGCCCCTGCGGCTCCGGCAAGAAGTACAAAAAATGCCACGGAGCCAACGCGTAG
- a CDS encoding cupredoxin domain-containing protein, with the protein MKSRISVCLSLVALTALAVCIPGSVSAQQNWKAVLGGQNKDMGKQAIAFLPNELWIHEGDNITWTSGTGEIHTVSFLIAGQAYTNFMVGCPGYSPSGTSFDGTKCVSTPPLVTGQSFTVNFPKPGNYSLVCLVHPHMTGVIHVLPASAALPHDQAFYDAKAADQRKSLLTDTDKQRDMDDMLSAHVLANKNSVTAGIGEMTVTGAGFESLSVVRFLKGTIEVRKGDTIEWTNLDPALPHTITFGKEPPNPGPPSGNVPLIPDADGVLHATINSQGDNVHSGFIVASPENQVGVPQSPPGNTRFRITFTEAGTYNYICALHDNLGMIGKVIVLPY; encoded by the coding sequence ATGAAATCGAGAATCTCGGTGTGTCTCTCGCTGGTGGCGCTGACGGCGCTAGCAGTTTGTATCCCAGGTAGCGTATCTGCCCAGCAGAACTGGAAGGCAGTGCTTGGCGGTCAAAATAAAGATATGGGCAAACAGGCTATCGCCTTTCTTCCCAACGAGCTCTGGATCCACGAGGGCGACAACATCACCTGGACCTCTGGGACCGGCGAGATTCATACCGTGTCATTCCTGATAGCCGGTCAGGCGTATACCAATTTCATGGTGGGTTGTCCTGGATACTCGCCCAGTGGCACGAGTTTCGATGGCACTAAGTGCGTGAGCACGCCTCCGTTGGTGACGGGGCAAAGTTTTACCGTGAACTTCCCTAAACCCGGCAACTATAGCCTTGTCTGTCTGGTCCACCCGCACATGACCGGAGTCATACACGTCCTCCCGGCGTCGGCGGCTCTTCCGCACGATCAGGCCTTTTATGACGCGAAGGCAGCGGACCAGCGGAAGAGTCTGCTCACCGATACCGACAAGCAGCGGGACATGGATGACATGCTCTCGGCGCACGTGCTCGCAAACAAGAACAGCGTGACCGCCGGCATTGGAGAGATGACGGTGACCGGCGCTGGATTTGAGTCGCTTTCGGTTGTGCGTTTTCTGAAGGGAACCATTGAGGTCCGTAAGGGAGACACGATCGAGTGGACCAATTTAGACCCGGCTTTGCCGCATACGATCACGTTCGGAAAGGAGCCGCCGAATCCCGGGCCTCCTTCCGGCAATGTGCCGTTGATCCCGGATGCGGATGGAGTGTTGCATGCGACGATCAATTCGCAGGGGGACAACGTGCATTCGGGCTTTATTGTCGCGTCGCCGGAGAACCAGGTTGGCGTGCCGCAGTCACCTCCGGGCAATACGCGTTTTCGCATTACCTTCACGGAGGCGGGAACGTACAACTACATATGCGCGCTGCATGACAATCTTGGCATGATTGGCAAGGTGATTGTCCTGCCCTACTAG
- a CDS encoding sensor histidine kinase produces the protein MRLKTKLVLAATGLTFAIVLVLSALFVSELLRQRIEQTAAANDVLVHEVWLEMRKAVETGLRANPPVDRSDEALHAAVVDALRSQTALTQVMNTIVRYSPTVQDVSVTDAHGLTLLSTDPDSVDQPAVFRFSLASVQNGPISRQMRVVFGKPRVLDISQSLERNGAPFLVVHVGVRSTFLKNAYEPWLLDALIFAALAALAAMLSAGLLANVALRPLEAISARLESLTLTGGAIPERLLDSGVRNDAVVRVTRTLDRLGEQMRTQEAGYTALQANLNQMLDTLRDGVLLFTADRRAVMVSDAVAYFLGAPLNEDHEKLVGMRLEEIFAPDSVLGEAVLEAFAEGGQVSAQAVTLEDGRQVQFSLDRIDDRLSGVGSVATLLTLRDMESVAQLGQELEVARRLAAIGRLTAGVGHEVKNPINAMVLHLELLRGKLAPGGAEAFGGAQRHVEILAGEMQRLDRVVQTLADFSRPMELHLREHDLRQVVAVVMELTSAEMQESRVRVVVDAPKDPLMVRVDAQLMQQALLNLLLNGMQAMPEGGAMVVRMRRDHQLAVVEVIDEGEGIPPELLPRIFELYFTTKPKGSGIGLAMTYRILQLHGGAMEVRSNADPGSVERGTTFTFRLPAAAGVGGESRKAAGAFQKELGERV, from the coding sequence ATGCGGCTGAAGACGAAGCTGGTTCTCGCGGCAACGGGGTTGACGTTTGCGATCGTGCTGGTGCTTTCGGCATTGTTCGTGAGCGAACTGCTGCGGCAGAGGATCGAGCAGACGGCAGCGGCGAATGATGTGCTGGTGCACGAGGTCTGGCTGGAGATGCGGAAGGCGGTCGAGACGGGGCTGCGGGCGAATCCGCCGGTGGACCGGAGCGACGAGGCGCTGCATGCGGCGGTGGTGGATGCGCTGAGGAGTCAGACGGCTCTGACCCAGGTGATGAATACGATCGTGCGCTACTCGCCTACTGTGCAGGACGTGAGCGTGACGGATGCGCATGGGTTGACGTTATTGAGTACGGACCCGGATTCTGTGGATCAGCCGGCGGTGTTCCGATTCAGTTTGGCGAGTGTGCAGAACGGGCCGATCTCGCGGCAGATGAGGGTGGTGTTCGGCAAGCCGCGGGTGCTGGATATCTCGCAGTCGCTGGAGCGGAATGGGGCTCCGTTTCTGGTGGTGCATGTTGGGGTGCGGTCGACGTTTTTGAAGAACGCCTATGAGCCGTGGTTACTGGATGCGCTGATCTTTGCGGCGCTGGCGGCGCTGGCGGCGATGTTGTCGGCTGGGCTGCTGGCGAATGTGGCGTTGCGACCACTGGAGGCGATCAGTGCGCGGCTGGAGAGCTTGACGCTGACGGGAGGCGCGATTCCGGAGAGGTTGCTGGACAGCGGAGTAAGGAATGACGCGGTGGTGCGGGTGACCAGGACGCTGGACCGGTTGGGAGAACAGATGCGCACGCAGGAGGCCGGGTATACTGCGCTGCAGGCGAATCTGAACCAGATGCTGGATACGCTGCGAGATGGCGTTCTGCTGTTTACGGCGGATCGACGGGCGGTGATGGTGTCGGATGCGGTGGCTTATTTTCTGGGAGCGCCGTTGAACGAAGATCACGAGAAGCTGGTTGGCATGCGGCTGGAAGAGATCTTTGCTCCGGATAGCGTGCTCGGAGAGGCGGTGTTGGAGGCGTTCGCCGAGGGCGGCCAGGTGAGTGCGCAGGCGGTGACGCTGGAGGACGGGCGGCAGGTGCAATTCTCGCTGGACCGGATCGACGATCGGTTGAGCGGGGTGGGGAGTGTGGCGACGCTGTTGACGCTGCGGGATATGGAGTCGGTGGCGCAGCTAGGGCAGGAGCTGGAGGTCGCGAGGAGGCTGGCGGCGATTGGGAGGCTGACGGCCGGGGTGGGGCATGAGGTAAAGAACCCGATCAACGCGATGGTGTTGCACCTGGAGCTGCTGCGCGGGAAGCTGGCGCCCGGAGGGGCCGAGGCGTTTGGCGGGGCGCAACGGCATGTGGAGATTCTGGCGGGCGAGATGCAGCGGCTGGACAGAGTGGTGCAGACGCTGGCAGACTTTTCGCGACCCATGGAACTGCATCTGCGGGAGCATGACCTGCGGCAGGTGGTTGCGGTTGTGATGGAGCTGACCTCGGCCGAGATGCAGGAGAGTCGGGTGAGGGTGGTGGTGGATGCTCCGAAGGATCCGTTGATGGTGAGGGTGGATGCGCAGCTGATGCAGCAGGCGCTGCTGAACCTTTTGCTGAACGGTATGCAGGCTATGCCCGAGGGCGGGGCGATGGTGGTACGGATGCGGCGGGACCACCAGCTGGCGGTGGTTGAAGTAATTGACGAAGGAGAGGGTATACCTCCGGAGCTATTACCGCGTATCTTCGAACTGTACTTCACCACCAAACCAAAGGGCAGCGGAATCGGGCTGGCGATGACGTACAGGATTTTGCAGCTGCATGGCGGAGCGATGGAGGTTCGATCCAATGCCGACCCGGGTTCGGTCGAGCGTGGGACGACCTTTACGTTTCGGCTGCCGGCTGCGGCGGGAGTTGGCGGCGAGAGCAGGAAGGCCGCGGGAGCATTTCAGAAAGAGCTAGGGGAACGGGTTTGA
- a CDS encoding sigma-54-dependent transcriptional regulator: protein METVLGSTNGFGLESVLEKVLIVEDEVHARSGLTELIESWGYRAECAADGMEGLEKAVAWAPAIIVTDLKMPRMDGMELLNRIGELPQRIAVVMLTAQGSIESAVDAMRMGAYDYIPKPVDPVRLKTILHNASRQREADAELEATGRQLRDTGVLGPMVGSSPQMVDIFSMIERIAPSNVSVLVTGESGTGKELVARALHDLSARRLKPFVAVNCAAIPETLIESEIFGHEKGAFTGALERRAGCFELAEEGTLLLDEIGEMPMATQAKLLRVLEDRKLRRLGSKIETPVDVRVVAATNKDPEKAVASGELRGDLYYRLNVFNIQMPPLRDHLMDVSAIAEKMIDDMNERHHCTVAGLKDSLMTRLESYKWPGNVRELRNTIERAVILAGSGMLGIEHLPPHFGEPGFAPPPNRVGGVEAAVAAAAAHAAQFEDGQRRLDESNSVRVEVGTTVDEAERQLILKTLVATHNNKTKAAEILGISSKTLQNKLKEYSNAAVTE, encoded by the coding sequence TTGGAGACTGTCTTGGGTTCGACGAATGGTTTTGGTTTGGAGAGTGTATTGGAGAAAGTGCTGATTGTTGAAGACGAGGTCCACGCACGGAGTGGCCTTACGGAGTTGATTGAGAGCTGGGGCTACAGGGCTGAGTGTGCGGCCGATGGGATGGAGGGTCTGGAGAAGGCGGTGGCGTGGGCTCCCGCGATTATTGTGACGGACCTGAAGATGCCGCGGATGGATGGGATGGAGCTGCTGAACCGGATTGGCGAACTGCCGCAGAGGATTGCGGTGGTGATGCTGACGGCGCAGGGGTCGATCGAGTCGGCCGTGGATGCGATGCGGATGGGGGCGTACGACTATATTCCGAAGCCGGTAGATCCGGTTCGGCTGAAGACGATTCTGCATAATGCGAGCCGGCAGCGGGAGGCGGATGCAGAGCTGGAGGCTACGGGGCGGCAGCTGAGAGACACGGGCGTGCTGGGGCCGATGGTGGGGTCGTCGCCGCAGATGGTGGATATCTTTTCGATGATCGAGAGGATTGCTCCGTCGAATGTGTCGGTGCTGGTGACGGGCGAGAGCGGGACGGGAAAAGAGCTGGTGGCGCGGGCGCTGCATGACCTGAGTGCGCGCAGGCTGAAGCCATTTGTGGCGGTGAACTGCGCGGCGATTCCGGAGACGCTGATTGAGAGCGAGATCTTCGGGCATGAGAAGGGCGCGTTTACCGGGGCGCTGGAGCGGCGGGCTGGATGCTTTGAGCTGGCGGAGGAGGGGACGCTGCTGCTCGATGAGATTGGCGAGATGCCGATGGCGACGCAGGCGAAGCTGCTGCGGGTGCTGGAGGATCGGAAGCTGCGCAGGCTGGGCAGCAAGATTGAGACGCCGGTGGATGTGCGGGTGGTGGCTGCGACGAATAAAGATCCGGAGAAGGCGGTGGCGAGTGGGGAGCTGCGCGGGGATCTTTACTATCGGCTGAATGTTTTTAATATCCAGATGCCTCCGCTGCGGGATCACCTGATGGATGTTTCGGCGATTGCGGAGAAGATGATCGACGATATGAATGAGCGGCACCACTGCACGGTGGCGGGGCTGAAGGACTCGTTGATGACGCGGCTGGAGAGTTACAAGTGGCCGGGCAATGTGCGGGAGCTGCGGAACACGATTGAGCGGGCGGTGATTCTGGCGGGGTCGGGGATGCTGGGGATTGAACATCTGCCGCCGCACTTTGGGGAGCCGGGGTTTGCGCCTCCTCCTAATCGGGTGGGTGGCGTGGAGGCTGCTGTTGCGGCTGCGGCTGCGCATGCGGCTCAATTTGAGGATGGTCAGAGGCGATTGGATGAGTCGAACTCGGTGCGGGTGGAGGTGGGGACGACGGTGGATGAGGCAGAACGGCAGCTGATTCTGAAGACACTGGTGGCGACGCACAACAACAAGACCAAGGCCGCGGAGATCCTGGGGATCAGTTCGAAGACGTTGCAGAATAAGCTGAAGGAATATTCGAACGCTGCTGTAACGGAGTAA
- a CDS encoding rhodanese-like domain-containing protein — protein sequence MLEPEITAEAFSALRQQPNAPLLLDVREPWEFETAQLPGSTLIPMGDIPSRAHTELDPDAPIVVLCHHGARSLSVTMWLRNQGFEHVQSLAGGIDAWSRSIDPTIPRY from the coding sequence ATGCTAGAGCCCGAAATTACCGCAGAAGCCTTCTCCGCCCTCCGCCAGCAGCCCAACGCCCCTCTCCTATTGGACGTCCGCGAGCCCTGGGAGTTCGAGACCGCCCAGCTCCCCGGCTCCACCCTCATCCCCATGGGCGATATCCCCTCCCGAGCCCACACCGAACTCGACCCCGACGCCCCCATCGTCGTCCTCTGCCATCACGGAGCCCGCTCCCTCAGCGTTACGATGTGGTTGCGTAATCAAGGCTTCGAGCACGTCCAGTCCCTGGCCGGAGGCATCGACGCCTGGTCCCGCTCCATAGACCCCACCATCCCCCGCTACTGA
- a CDS encoding class I SAM-dependent methyltransferase — MLENIKAFLKNVPVLGHGLLQLRRAQFRNSVDYWDQRYRKGGDSGAGSYNRLAEFKANFLNTFVEQHHVSSVIEHGCGDGAQLQLARYPAYTGVDISPKAVEICRTLFAGDPTKRFFEASLLPAAIKADLALSLDVIYHLVEDHVFHAYMQELFASASRFVVVYSSNMTQDWPYKHVHHRTFTDWVAKNQPRWFLQSRTPNDYPYDPANPDETSFADFYVFAATS; from the coding sequence ATGCTTGAAAACATTAAAGCCTTTCTAAAGAACGTCCCTGTGCTCGGCCACGGTCTCCTTCAACTTCGCCGCGCGCAGTTCCGCAACTCGGTCGACTACTGGGATCAACGCTACCGCAAGGGTGGCGACTCGGGCGCAGGCAGCTACAACCGGCTAGCCGAGTTCAAGGCCAACTTCCTCAACACCTTCGTCGAGCAGCACCACGTCTCCTCCGTCATCGAGCACGGCTGCGGCGACGGTGCCCAGCTCCAACTCGCCCGCTATCCCGCCTACACCGGCGTCGACATCTCCCCCAAAGCCGTCGAGATATGTCGCACCCTCTTCGCCGGCGATCCCACCAAACGTTTCTTCGAAGCCAGCCTCCTCCCCGCCGCCATCAAGGCCGACCTCGCCCTCTCACTCGACGTCATCTACCACCTCGTCGAGGACCACGTCTTCCACGCCTACATGCAAGAACTCTTCGCCTCCGCCAGCCGCTTTGTCGTCGTCTACTCCAGCAACATGACCCAGGACTGGCCCTACAAGCACGTCCACCACCGCACCTTCACCGACTGGGTGGCCAAAAATCAACCGCGCTGGTTTCTCCAGTCCAGAACCCCCAACGACTACCCCTACGACCCCGCCAACCCCGACGAGACCTCCTTCGCCGACTTCTACGTCTTCGCCGCCACCAGCTAG